The Symphalangus syndactylus isolate Jambi chromosome 6, NHGRI_mSymSyn1-v2.1_pri, whole genome shotgun sequence genome contains the following window.
catatgACTTTCTCACATCTATTGGGAGTGTTTTCACTTTTAATAAGGTAATGTTATAAATTATACTGGGCCATCTTTGCTTTCCTGGGGAAAATCTCAGCAAGGTTAGggtatgttattattttaataccactgaacttgCTTTGCTAatgtttgtgtctatgttcaaAGAATGAGAAACCTTTTGCCCACCTCCATTCTTGTGTTGATACTGGAGTTGTGTTAACCTTGTagacttttctttccctttgctcCTATTCACTGTAATAGTTCATATAAGGTGGAAAAAGTCCTTCCCTTGAGGCTTTAGCAGCACCTGTTTATATAGTTACAGAGCCTGTTACCCATTTTTGAGGTACGCTGAGATGTTCTTCTAAGTCTCTTTTAGTTGTTTATGTAGTCAGATTTTCTACCTACTCTTGGGTCAgttttagtttacattttcttGCAAAATCTTCTATAGATTTTCAAAGTTATTTATATAAAGTCCATATTTGAGGATTTTCAGAATCCTTTTTGCGGCTACATGTCCCTTATCTATAatctgtttttatctttattaatgcCGTTCTTCTACttcctttgggtttattttgttgtgtttgtaACGTTGACATCTGTTTAAAGATTTTTCGCTTTTCTTTGTTCACAGCTGTTTTATTTCACCTACTTTTGATTACATGTAAACCTTTTTGGAAAGGTGCGTAGATCACAAGCTCTATAAATTCTTATAAAGCAAACATTCCCCTGTAACTAGCACCCACATCAATGGAAAACATTGCCAGAACCTCAGAGCCCATGCTGCCTTCCACCCACAGTGCCCTCTGTAATAGGGCATTATCCTGACTTCTAACGCGTGGGTTCGTTTTGCCAGTTTCTCctcttcacataaatggaatcacacagtatgcaTTCTTTAGTGTCTGTGGCAGATGGTTTCTTTATGGCTTCTTATTCTGTGAGCTGGGAAAACAAAGTGCCTCTGTAGACTTGTGCATGGCCCAAGGtgtgggctgggagcagtgggtGTGGGACCCCCATGAGTAAAGTGGATTGGATTTAACACAAAGGCAAGGCGACACCTCTTTTGGGTGCTGAGGTCTTTCTGGCTCTTGGTTTTATTGAAGGAAGATGAGTTGCCAGACAGCCAAGGTCCCAGCAGGTGAAGGGCTCCCCCACCATGGCTTCTGCCTTGGAGCAGGGGCCCCGCCAGTATAGACGGTGCTGCAGTGACCCAGGGTTTGGTCTCCCCGACCACTGAGGGACTGGGCATGCCTTTGCTTAGAAAGCTTCCAGCACATCGATCCTCTTAGAAAAAGAATGGTATGTTTTACAGCTTGGCCACTTTCTCCTTGCCCCCTGGGTCAGCAGATTTCACTGGATCGGTTTCTTTAACCGTCTCTGCATCTCCTGGGCCTCAGGGTGGAGAAGGCAGAGCAGCCGGTGCCTTGGGGATCCTGTGGCCTGGGCACCTGAGTGATTCACTTACGgtttctttcttgtatttttctccttcactccTTTCTATATCTTAACGTGCCCTTGTTGTCCTTTCTGCCTTCCctactcttttttcttctcttgcccCTGTTTTCTTCTGTTAGTTTAAAAATCTTTCCCTTCTGCCTTTTCTCGTGCCCTGTTTTCAGCCGTTCTCTGCCCTCCCgcaccccttccctctctctcgcTCCTTCTCTCCATCCCACCCAGCGGAGCAGCAGtgacctctctccctcctctctctcgcTTGCCTCTGGCAGGAGCTGGGCTGGTGATGAAGGTCAAGCAGGAGAAGCCGGAGCGGCTGCTGCAGACGCTGGCGCCGCAGGCCATGCTTGTGGAGAAGGACAAGGAGAACATCTTCCAGCAGCACCCGGGCCTCCCGCCACGCCAGACTATGGGGCGGCCTCGAGCCCTGGGGGGACAGGAGGAGTCTGGGAGTCCAAGATGGGCCCCTCCCACTGAGCAGGATGCGGGGCTGGCAGGCCGGGCTCCCGGGTCAGCCTCCGGCCCCCTGAGCCCCTCGCTTTCCTCCGGTGAGGGTCACTTTGTATGCCTGGACTGCGGGAAGAGGTTCAGCTGGTGGTCGTCCCTGAAGATCCACCAGCGCACCCACACCGGGGAGAAGCCGTACCTCTGCGGCAAGTGCGGCAAGAGCTTCAGCCAGAAGCCGAACCTGGCGCGCCACCAGCGGCACCACACGGGCGAGCGACCCTTCTGCTGCCCCGAGTGCGCGCGGTGCTTCAGCCAGAAGCAGCACCTGCTCAAGCACCAGAAGACCCACTCCCGGCCCGCCACCCACTCGTGCCCCGAGTGCGAGCGCTGCTTCCGTCACCAGGTGGGCCTCCGCATCCACCAGCGCGCGCATGCCCGGGACCGCCAGGGCTCCCGCGCCGGCCTGCATGAGCTGCTTCGGGACGCGGCGGCGCGCCGGGCCTGTCGCCTGCGGCCGGGGCCGCCGCGGGGGCGCCCCGAGTGGGCCTGGCTGGGGCTCTGCCAGGGCTGGTGGGGCCAGCCCGGGGCCCGGACCGCGGTCCCCGGCCCGGAGGGTCCGGGCGAGCCGCGCCAGTTCATCTGCAACGAGTGTGGCAAGAGCTTCACCTGGTGGTCGTCGCTGAACATCCACCAGCGCATCCACACTGGCGAGCGCCCCTACGCGTGCCCCGAATGCGGCCGCCGCTTCAGCCAGAAGCCCAACCTGACGCGGCACCTGCGCAACCACACAGGTGAGCGTCCGCACCCCTGCCCGCACTGCGGCCGCGGCTTCCGCCAGAAGCAGCACCTGCTCAAGCACCTGCGCACGCACCTGCCCGGCGCCCAGGCCGCGCCCTGCCCCAGCTGCGGTAAGAGCTGCCGCAGCCGCGCTGCGCTGCGCGCCCACCAGCGCGCCCACGCTGTCGCTGAGCCCGCCGTTCCGGCCGGGGAACCGGGCTACCAACCGCAGGCCGAGGCCATCCCGGGCTTGGCCGCGAGGCCGCGGAGCTCCCAACGGTCCCCGGGGGCCCGGGACGCGCTGTGGGGCCGGGGACGAGCGGGCCTCGCTGGGCCTGGCGAGCCGCGCCAGTTCATCTGCAACGAGTGCGGCAAGAGCTTCTCTTGGTGGTCAGCGCTCACCATCCACCAGCGCATCCACACGGGTGAGCGGCCCTACCCGTGCCCCGAGTGCGGCCGCCGCTTCAGCCAGAAGCCCAACCTGACGCGGCACCGGCGCAACCACACGGGCGAGCGGCCCTACCTGTGTCCCGCGTGTGGCCGCGGCTTCAGCCAGAAGCAGCACCTGCTCAAGCACCAGCGCGTGCACCGCGCGGCTCCTGCGTGCAGCCCCAAGGAGGAGGCGCGCTAGTGGACTGGACCTGAGCGGACCCGTGGTGGTGCGGGGGATGTTTGCAGGGTGTgtgtggggagtgggggtggcCAGGATTGCTGGCTCTTAGAACCCCTTAGAGCAGGACCAGTGGATTCCTTAAGGCTCTGAAGGGCTGAGAACAGTTCTAGAAGCGTCCCAAAGGGTGCTGGGAAAGGTCCCAGCGTGGgttgagggaggagggaagatcaGAGTTCCTCACTGCGGGCCGGGATGTGACCACCCTCTTCAGAGGTTGGACCCCAGGCTTCAAGCACCGAGTGAGGGGTCTGTTGGGGACGCTGGGAGAGTCTCTGGTGTGAAGTTGTTTAGGTCTGGACTGGTCAGCTGTAGCACCAGCCAGACCTGCCCACGCTTCAGGATGGCCGGGGGCTGCCCCTGTGGGAGAGTTGCCAAGACTCGGTGATACCAAGGATGGAAGCCAGAGGCTGTGGCAAGGGAGAGCCAAGCAGATTCCCAGCACCAGGGCCAGTGCGGGCACGTCGTAgacatccaataaatatttttggaaggagTGAATGGTTCGATGTCCTTCTCCATCCCTGCCAGCCCCCTGCCcaaggtgtgtgtgtggttgggCCCGACTCTAGAACTGGTATGCATGTGATGGTCAGGCAGGCATGAGCGGGGTGCGCTCTGCTGAGGCTTGGCTGCCTGAGGAGGTAGCTGTGCAGGAGAGAGCCAAACACACTGCTTCTATTCCTGTCTGGGGCATGTCTGAAGTGGGCTGGCTGTCTTGACTGGCTTGGATCCTTATCAGTCTGGTGttgcagaagagaaaatggaTGGAATATTCCACATGGTCTCACTTTCCTTTCTGAGCCACCCTTGCTGAAGCCCGGGTCTGTGTGTGCTTAGAGATCCATTCGCCCCAGGCTAGGAGCACAGCACTCCCCACACCCAGTTCGTGCCGGGGGtgttttctctcttcccctctccaaGTCAGTTTAGTGTCTTCCCACAtagcctcctcggcctcctgcccCCAAGAGGTCACCCCTCATGCCCTTCCAAAGCAGGGTTGACTAAGTCCCTGGTGTTGGCAGAAGAGCCCAGGACTCCAGCCCAGGCTGTGACCTCAGATGGTATCTTcccagaggagaggagggaattgGAGAGGGTGGTGATGGGTATTGGGGTGCCAGGGTTGGGTAGCTGGGAGGTAGGAGGAAGAAAGGACTCCAACATGGCTCTAGAGAAGGAAGAAGTGCACTTGCCCCCTTCTCAGCCCAGATCCTTCTCTGCATGCAGAGAAGTGTTACCTTCTGGGAGCTGCCATGGTTCAGCCTGGCTTCTGGTCACTGTTCTTTAATCCTGTTTCTGGAAAATACTCCAGTTGTAGATCTATGGAAGGACATACGAAGGTGACGGGTGGATCCGGAGGATCGCCCTGACTGTTATGGCTTACCAGGGTAATAGTGCTGATGATGGTTAGCACTCAGCCAGGGCTGCTGCATCCCCATCCAGTTCTTTGGTCACAAACCATGCAGTGTGAAATCACACGGGGTGTTGTACGCCGGGGTTGCTACCACCTACTTGAGCATTCAGCACTTAGGACCACAGGAAACCAAACCAGAAGGGTTTTCCTGGGCACCCTCCACCCGACACCAGCCCTAGGGGCTCCACTGACTCTAATGTCCTGCCCCTCTCCTGGAACTCCCTTTCCATCCTGCACCGACCCCAGGGAGTGCTTGACTGCCTTGCAGCTCATCAAACCCTGCTTGAACCAGGGGGGAGGCTCAGGAgtcatttgcttttttctctttgccaCTTGCCAAACTCTGAAATCAAGTTGAGCAAGCCCACCCACTTCAGGCCTCACTGAGTCCCGTCTTCATTCCTGGGTTAGAGAAACACTGCCCGCAAGGACAGATCTGTGGAAACACCAGGTCCCTGTGAATCAGGTGCCGGAGGGTGCAGTGTCAGCAGATGCTGACGAGATCAGTCCTGCAGGAGCATCTTTACAACAGAACGTGCTATTTTCCATAAGTGGCCTGTTTAATGATCGAATCAGTCAAATAGCTGTGCTGGTAGGACTTGGGGTTAAAAATGAGGCCTAATTGCAGCTTTTTTCTCCAGCACCAATTCAGGAGAATGCCTGCTTGCTGACCCCAGGTGACTGAACCTCCCACAAATGGGTGCTTTGGGTCACAAAGGGGACAGGGTCAAATCCTTCAGGCAAAGAATGACTGAGGTGTGTGACTCACTGACCAGACCGGGACTGCACGGCATTCATTCACTAAAGaagcctgctgtgtgccaggcatcatgCTCAGATGCTGCCCGAGACATAGCCCCTACCCTTGAAGAGCTCAAGGACCTTTATGGAAAATCATTTTGATACACACAGGGCTTGGGACCAGCTATATgttcaactatttaaaaaatggttccCAGCCCCAGCTCTCTTAGCAAGGCTTTCtaattcattatctcatttaatcttgccATGAGTCAGGCAGGGCAGTAACACATAGGaaaggagggtgggggtggggatagtGTGACCTGTCCACCAGGTCCTGCTGCAAATTGACAGCAGATCCCAGGCCTCATGTTAGCCCAAGCTGCTTCTCCTGTCACATTGTAGCCTTCTGCAAGAATGGGGTGGTACTGTCCTCctgttttcattctctttcattttaaaatgataaacctGGGTCAGAGGATATTTAGGAAGAGGCACTGTCATTAAGTCCAAGACAAGATGGTCAGATCTGTTATCCTAGTGGGTTACAATTCAAAATACTCTGGAGCATGCTGAGATTAAGGTGGTTGCCAAGGGAACAGAAAACAGCCATGAGTAAATAAATCAAGACTTTAAAGGATTTAGATCGGGTCTATGGCCAGGTAAGTGCAGATC
Protein-coding sequences here:
- the ZNF775 gene encoding zinc finger protein 775 isoform X3, which codes for MESGLAGDGTGAGLVMKVKQEKPERLLQTLAPQAMLVEKDKENIFQQHPGLPPRQTMGRPRALGGQEESGSPRWAPPTEQDAGLAGRAPGSASGPLSPSLSSGEGHFVCLDCGKRFSWWSSLKIHQRTHTGEKPYLCGKCGKSFSQKPNLARHQRHHTGERPFCCPECARCFSQKQHLLKHQKTHSRPATHSCPECERCFRHQVGLRIHQRAHARDRQGSRAGLHELLRDAAARRACRLRPGPPRGRPEWAWLGLCQGWWGQPGARTAVPGPEGPGEPRQFICNECGKSFTWWSSLNIHQRIHTGERPYACPECGRRFSQKPNLTRHLRNHTGERPHPCPHCGRGFRQKQHLLKHLRTHLPGAQAAPCPSCGKSCRSRAALRAHQRAHAVAEPAVPAGEPGYQPQAEAIPGLAARPRSSQRSPGARDALWGRGRAGLAGPGEPRQFICNECGKSFSWWSALTIHQRIHTGERPYPCPECGRRFSQKPNLTRHRRNHTGERPYLCPACGRGFSQKQHLLKHQRVHRAAPACSPKEEAR
- the ZNF775 gene encoding zinc finger protein 775 isoform X1: MKPECGAHHRQSPERLQRWGALSLQSLIGSSQPAIPERLQRGGPLQTCSQDEQQPALQQEDWTLPLVTRRWQERDTTGTDAGRSPGMESGLAGDGTGAGLVMKVKQEKPERLLQTLAPQAMLVEKDKENIFQQHPGLPPRQTMGRPRALGGQEESGSPRWAPPTEQDAGLAGRAPGSASGPLSPSLSSGEGHFVCLDCGKRFSWWSSLKIHQRTHTGEKPYLCGKCGKSFSQKPNLARHQRHHTGERPFCCPECARCFSQKQHLLKHQKTHSRPATHSCPECERCFRHQVGLRIHQRAHARDRQGSRAGLHELLRDAAARRACRLRPGPPRGRPEWAWLGLCQGWWGQPGARTAVPGPEGPGEPRQFICNECGKSFTWWSSLNIHQRIHTGERPYACPECGRRFSQKPNLTRHLRNHTGERPHPCPHCGRGFRQKQHLLKHLRTHLPGAQAAPCPSCGKSCRSRAALRAHQRAHAVAEPAVPAGEPGYQPQAEAIPGLAARPRSSQRSPGARDALWGRGRAGLAGPGEPRQFICNECGKSFSWWSALTIHQRIHTGERPYPCPECGRRFSQKPNLTRHRRNHTGERPYLCPACGRGFSQKQHLLKHQRVHRAAPACSPKEEAR
- the ZNF775 gene encoding zinc finger protein 775 isoform X2: MLMRFSLFSTLPWLVPQGQLTDFRDGAGLVMKVKQEKPERLLQTLAPQAMLVEKDKENIFQQHPGLPPRQTMGRPRALGGQEESGSPRWAPPTEQDAGLAGRAPGSASGPLSPSLSSGEGHFVCLDCGKRFSWWSSLKIHQRTHTGEKPYLCGKCGKSFSQKPNLARHQRHHTGERPFCCPECARCFSQKQHLLKHQKTHSRPATHSCPECERCFRHQVGLRIHQRAHARDRQGSRAGLHELLRDAAARRACRLRPGPPRGRPEWAWLGLCQGWWGQPGARTAVPGPEGPGEPRQFICNECGKSFTWWSSLNIHQRIHTGERPYACPECGRRFSQKPNLTRHLRNHTGERPHPCPHCGRGFRQKQHLLKHLRTHLPGAQAAPCPSCGKSCRSRAALRAHQRAHAVAEPAVPAGEPGYQPQAEAIPGLAARPRSSQRSPGARDALWGRGRAGLAGPGEPRQFICNECGKSFSWWSALTIHQRIHTGERPYPCPECGRRFSQKPNLTRHRRNHTGERPYLCPACGRGFSQKQHLLKHQRVHRAAPACSPKEEAR